In Polynucleobacter arcticus, the following proteins share a genomic window:
- the secA gene encoding preprotein translocase subunit SecA, whose translation MVIGLLKTLVGSRNDRLLKQYRKVVAKVSAFEPSMQALDNAALQAKTAEFKARLAAGESLDDLAPEAFAVVREASSRVMKMRHFDAQMMGGLALHQGKIAEMGTGEGKTLTATLPVYLNALTGKGVHVITVNDYLAQRDAEWMATLYNFLGMKVGVNLSQMDHMTKQEAYAADITYGTNNEFGFDYLRDNMVQDLGQRVQRGLAYAIVDEVDSILIDEARTPLIISGQAEDHTDLYIKINALPAYLERQIGEEKADGTGVEKPGDYWIDEKSQQVYLTERGHDKAETVLVELGALNDGDSLYAPQNITLMHHVYAALRAHTLYNRDQQYVVQNNEVIIVDEFTGRLMQGRRWSDGLHQAVEAKEGVQIQNENQTLATITFQNYFRMYGKLAGMTGTADTEAYEFKEIYSLETVVIPPNRISQRKDRQDQIYKTSRERYDAVIKDIEDCYQRGQPVLVGTTSIENSELIAGLLDKRQLPHQVLNAKQHAREAEIIAQAGRPKMITIATNMAGRGTDIVLGGNVGKQSSLIDADSSISDTDKASKIKTLQEEWQSLHDQVLAAGGLHIIGTERHESRRIDNQLRGRAGRQGDSGSSRFYLSLDDSLLRIFAGDRLRAVMDRLKMPDGEPIEAGMVTRSIESAQRKVEGRNFDIRKQLLEYDDVANDQRKETYRLRNEVLESVDVGELTANLRDDVLRTICALYVPLESMEEQWDLVGLENVLASDWGLTIDLKTWVENAASMDDEQIVDRVLERAKEFYDAKVELSGRASFAGFERSVLLYSLDTHWREHLAALDHLRQGIHLRGYAQKDPKQEYRREAFELYGEFLNVVKNDVVKSIMTVQIRSASELDQASESINEDLAKLSDVKYQHADAGADREVAGSTGDRGAAIDIAPAPLRAGPKIGRNDPCTCRSGKKYKNCCGALS comes from the coding sequence ATGGTAATCGGTCTTCTTAAAACCCTAGTTGGCAGTCGTAATGACCGTCTCCTAAAACAGTATCGCAAAGTGGTTGCCAAAGTTAGCGCTTTTGAGCCTAGCATGCAAGCTTTGGATAATGCCGCACTGCAAGCAAAAACTGCCGAGTTTAAGGCACGTTTGGCTGCGGGTGAATCATTAGATGATTTGGCGCCGGAAGCTTTTGCAGTGGTTCGAGAAGCCAGCTCCCGCGTCATGAAGATGCGCCATTTTGATGCACAGATGATGGGTGGTCTTGCACTGCATCAGGGCAAGATTGCTGAAATGGGGACCGGTGAAGGTAAAACCTTAACCGCAACACTTCCCGTGTATCTGAATGCATTAACCGGTAAGGGTGTTCATGTCATTACCGTGAATGATTACTTAGCTCAACGTGATGCTGAGTGGATGGCAACGCTTTATAACTTCTTAGGTATGAAGGTCGGCGTGAATCTCTCTCAGATGGATCACATGACTAAGCAAGAAGCTTATGCCGCTGATATCACCTACGGCACCAATAATGAATTTGGTTTTGATTATTTGCGCGATAACATGGTGCAGGATTTAGGTCAGCGTGTACAGCGCGGCTTAGCCTATGCGATTGTTGACGAGGTGGATTCCATCTTGATTGACGAGGCGCGCACTCCATTAATCATCTCGGGTCAGGCTGAAGATCATACTGATCTCTATATCAAGATCAATGCCTTGCCTGCCTACTTAGAGCGTCAAATCGGAGAAGAAAAAGCCGACGGTACTGGTGTTGAAAAGCCGGGCGACTACTGGATTGATGAAAAATCGCAGCAGGTGTATCTAACAGAGCGAGGTCATGACAAAGCTGAGACAGTTTTAGTTGAACTCGGCGCTCTCAATGATGGCGATTCTCTGTATGCCCCTCAAAATATCACCTTGATGCACCATGTCTACGCAGCATTGCGTGCACATACTTTGTATAACCGCGACCAACAATATGTTGTGCAAAATAATGAAGTCATTATTGTTGACGAGTTCACTGGCCGTTTAATGCAAGGCCGTCGTTGGTCAGATGGCTTGCACCAAGCTGTTGAAGCCAAAGAAGGTGTGCAGATTCAGAATGAGAATCAGACCTTAGCAACTATTACCTTCCAAAATTACTTCCGTATGTACGGTAAGTTAGCTGGTATGACGGGTACTGCTGATACTGAGGCGTATGAGTTCAAGGAAATTTATAGTCTTGAGACTGTAGTTATTCCGCCCAATCGCATCAGCCAAAGAAAAGATCGTCAAGATCAAATTTATAAGACTTCACGCGAGCGCTACGATGCAGTGATTAAGGATATTGAGGATTGCTATCAACGCGGTCAACCCGTATTGGTTGGCACTACTTCAATTGAAAACTCCGAACTGATTGCAGGTTTACTGGATAAACGTCAGTTGCCACATCAAGTCTTGAACGCTAAACAGCATGCCCGTGAAGCGGAGATTATTGCGCAGGCCGGTAGACCGAAGATGATCACCATTGCTACCAATATGGCTGGTCGTGGAACGGATATCGTCTTGGGCGGTAACGTTGGTAAGCAATCTTCTTTGATTGATGCAGATAGCAGCATCTCAGATACGGACAAGGCTAGCAAGATTAAGACTTTGCAAGAAGAGTGGCAAAGTCTTCATGATCAGGTTTTGGCTGCCGGTGGCTTACACATTATTGGTACAGAGCGTCACGAAAGTCGTCGTATTGATAATCAATTGCGGGGGCGCGCAGGTCGCCAAGGCGACTCTGGTTCCTCACGCTTTTATCTTTCTTTAGATGATTCGCTTTTGCGCATTTTTGCTGGAGATCGTCTACGTGCAGTGATGGATCGTCTCAAAATGCCGGATGGTGAGCCTATTGAAGCCGGCATGGTGACCCGCTCCATTGAATCTGCTCAGCGCAAAGTTGAGGGTCGCAACTTTGATATTCGTAAGCAGTTATTGGAGTATGACGACGTCGCTAATGATCAGCGTAAAGAAACTTATCGCCTGAGAAATGAAGTATTAGAAAGCGTTGATGTTGGCGAGTTGACTGCTAATTTGCGTGATGATGTACTGCGTACGATTTGTGCTTTGTATGTTCCCCTGGAATCGATGGAAGAGCAGTGGGACCTGGTAGGACTGGAAAATGTCTTAGCTAGCGATTGGGGTTTAACTATCGATCTGAAAACTTGGGTTGAAAATGCAGCATCCATGGATGATGAGCAGATTGTTGATCGTGTATTAGAGCGCGCAAAAGAATTTTACGATGCCAAAGTTGAGCTTTCCGGTCGCGCTTCATTTGCAGGATTCGAGCGCTCCGTTTTGCTCTACAGCTTAGACACCCATTGGCGCGAGCATTTAGCTGCGCTGGACCATTTACGTCAAGGCATCCATTTACGTGGTTACGCCCAAAAAGATCCAAAACAAGAATATCGTCGCGAAGCATTTGAGTTATATGGTGAATTTCTGAATGTCGTTAAAAATGATGTTGTGAAAAGCATCATGACCGTACAGATTCGTAGTGCAAGCGAGTTAGATCAAGCTTCTGAATCGATCAATGAGGATTTGGCCAAGCTCTCCGACGTAAAGTATCAGCATGCAGATGCAGGTGCGGATCGCGAGGTAGCTGGTTCAACTGGCGATCGTGGTGCGGCAATTGATATTGCTCCTGCACCATTACGTGCTGGGCCCAAGATTGGCCGTAATGATCCTTGCACCTGCCGTAGCGGCAAGAAATATAAGAACTGCTGCGGCGCACTAAGCTAA